One window of the Thermodesulfomicrobium sp. WS genome contains the following:
- the acpP gene encoding acyl carrier protein, with translation MSIEAKVKELVSEQLGVSIDEVKPESSFVESLGADSLDLTELIMAMEEEFDIEIEDDDAQKIVTVQDAINYITAKTK, from the coding sequence ATGTCCATCGAAGCAAAGGTCAAAGAACTCGTGAGCGAACAGCTGGGTGTTTCCATCGACGAGGTGAAGCCCGAATCCTCTTTCGTCGAGAGCCTCGGAGCGGATTCCCTAGACCTCACGGAACTCATCATGGCCATGGAAGAGGAATTCGATATCGAAATCGAGGACGACGACGCCCAGAAGATCGTCACCGTCCAGGACGCCATCAACTACATCACGGCCAAGACCAAGTAA
- the fabG gene encoding 3-oxoacyl-[acyl-carrier-protein] reductase — protein MSDSIRTALVTGGTRGIGKAIVTTLAERGYHVYFTYVSRPELAEELCASLSPAPVRGFRVDAGDPAAIAQFFAEEIKDKVFLAALINNAGITRDGLLVRMKLAAWEEVLRVNLTGAFVFLQEAAKIMMRQRFGRIVSIASVVGQMGNAGQANYCAAKAGLIGLTKSAALELAPRGITVNAVAPGFIETDMTGGLSQEIRDAYQARIPLGRLGSAQDVAEATAFLLSDAAAYITGQVIGVNGGMYL, from the coding sequence ATGAGCGATTCCATCCGCACCGCGCTGGTCACCGGCGGCACCCGCGGCATTGGCAAGGCCATTGTCACCACCCTGGCCGAGCGCGGCTATCACGTGTACTTCACCTACGTGAGCCGGCCAGAACTGGCAGAGGAGCTCTGTGCCTCCCTGAGCCCAGCCCCAGTGCGCGGCTTTCGCGTGGACGCCGGGGACCCGGCGGCCATTGCCCAATTCTTCGCGGAAGAAATCAAAGACAAGGTCTTTCTCGCGGCGCTCATCAACAATGCCGGCATCACCCGAGACGGCCTTTTGGTGCGCATGAAGCTTGCCGCCTGGGAAGAGGTCCTGCGCGTGAACCTCACCGGGGCCTTCGTCTTCCTTCAGGAAGCGGCCAAGATCATGATGCGCCAGCGCTTTGGCCGCATCGTCTCCATCGCCTCGGTCGTGGGGCAGATGGGCAATGCCGGCCAGGCCAACTACTGCGCCGCCAAGGCGGGCCTCATCGGGCTCACCAAATCCGCGGCCCTGGAGCTTGCCCCGCGCGGCATCACGGTCAACGCCGTGGCTCCGGGCTTCATCGAAACCGACATGACCGGCGGGCTCTCCCAGGAGATCCGCGACGCCTACCAGGCGCGCATCCCCTTGGGCCGTCTCGGGTCTGCACAGGACGTGGCCGAGGCCACGGCCTTCCTACTCTCGGACGCGGCCGCATACATCACCGGTCAAGTCATTGGCGTCAACGGCGGGATGTATCTCTAG